The genomic interval GCATCGCAAACAATTATTCCTAAATGGTATACGATGGTTGGGCAGGATGGCAAAGCACATATCTATATGAATCGGCTAGAGGGGATAAGAAGCATTAATCTCATTCCTTTTTCGACGATTTTATCCTACTTAGCTCTTTCCAATGATCAAGTTAGTAATTGGAATCAGGTTTCTCTTATTAATCTATTAGGTAATGTACTTGTCTTTGTTCCTTTTGGCATTTTCCTGCCGTTAATATGGAAACCGTTTAGAACATTCACCTCCTTATTTTGGATGTCCATTTTTATTCCTTTTTTTATCGAAATTACTCAATTATTTATTGGAAGAAGTACCGATATTGATGATGTTATTTTAAATGCGTTTGGGATTATTTTTGGTTTTTGTGTATATAAAATCCTCGAGACTCTTCTTCAAAAGAGATTTATAGGGATGAAAGATTAGAAGAATCCGCGAGAAAGGCTATGTTAATCTTTTTAAAAATTCTTTAGCTACCCGGGAAATGCCTTTATTAGCAGCATAGATATATCCAAAATAATAGGTGTTCATTAAGGTATCAACAAATGGTATGGTTACATAGCTGTTGTTGTTTGCTAATCCGGTTATCGTTTTAAATGCATAATCGTAACCAATATTTATAGCGGTATTTCTTTCTAAAGCATAGCGAATCGTTTCTACATTATTAGTGGTAAATAAAATTTCCATATTATTTTCTAAAGTATTTAAGTTTTGCATGAAATCTAATATCGAATGATCGTTATATAAAATAATTGGTTGATTTTCTAGCATTTTTTCGGTGATGTACGTATTGTTCGCCAAAGGAGACTGTTTATTTACTGCCACAACCATACATCCATCATATAGTTTATGAAAAAGAATATTTTTGTTTTTTTGGATATCTTCATCGTTGTATATGATAAGTCCAATATCCACCTCTTCTTTTTTTATTTTTTCAATAATATGCTGAGAATTATCCTCTTCTATTGATGCCTTAATAAAGGGGAAATCTTTTTTGTATAAAGTAATTTGATCTGCTAGTAAATCTAATGGTCCTGGAAAAGTAGCGATCTTTAACTCGCCTTTTAATGTATGTGTAAAGCTTTCGGCATGATCATAAAATTCTTGTAGCTTTTCCAGAACGTCGTTAGCTTTTTGAATGAGCACTTTTCCCTCAGCAGTTGGGTAAGAGCCTTTTCTTGAACGGTGAAAAATTTCGACGTTTAACTCTTTTTCTAGTTTTGTTACAGATTGACTAAGAGCAGGTAAAGAGATATTTACCTTTTGTGCAGCAGTCTTTAAAGAGCCAGCATTTGAAATTTCTACTATATATTTTAATTGTTCAATATTCATAGATAGCTCCTTTCTACAAAA from Niallia sp. FSL W8-0635 carries:
- a CDS encoding VanZ family protein, which translates into the protein MIRMYLEAMIIYMSIGAPIYLLGRFIYIKWKKREQNWGKEIVLFLFVMFCIGVASQTIIPKWYTMVGQDGKAHIYMNRLEGIRSINLIPFSTILSYLALSNDQVSNWNQVSLINLLGNVLVFVPFGIFLPLIWKPFRTFTSLFWMSIFIPFFIEITQLFIGRSTDIDDVILNAFGIIFGFCVYKILETLLQKRFIGMKD
- a CDS encoding LysR family transcriptional regulator, producing the protein MNIEQLKYIVEISNAGSLKTAAQKVNISLPALSQSVTKLEKELNVEIFHRSRKGSYPTAEGKVLIQKANDVLEKLQEFYDHAESFTHTLKGELKIATFPGPLDLLADQITLYKKDFPFIKASIEEDNSQHIIEKIKKEEVDIGLIIYNDEDIQKNKNILFHKLYDGCMVVAVNKQSPLANNTYITEKMLENQPIILYNDHSILDFMQNLNTLENNMEILFTTNNVETIRYALERNTAINIGYDYAFKTITGLANNNSYVTIPFVDTLMNTYYFGYIYAANKGISRVAKEFLKRLT